The following DNA comes from Corynebacterium urogenitale.
ATGGTGCGGGGGAGGGGCCAGCGCGCACAGCACGCTATTCAGCACTGGGGCGCGAAGCAGCTGGCCGTGGTGTGCTCGTTGCCCACACCGCCACGGACGATGCCGAAGGTTTCCTCGTCGCCCTGTCCCGCGGCTCCGGTACCGATGCGCTGGCGGGAATACGCCCCTTTGCCCGACGCCACCCTGTCGTCACCGCAGGTGCAGCGTGGATTGGGCGGCCCCTGCTGGGCGCCACCCGCGCCGACACGGAAGCCGAATGCGAGCTGGTGGGCGTGGATTTCTGGGAGGATCCGCACAACTACTCCCAGGACTATCTGCGCTCCCGCGTCCGCCAAGAACTGCTCCCCGTGATGGAGGAGATCCTGGGTGGCCATGTTCTCGGCAATCTTGCACGCTCTGCGCGTTTGCTGCGTGAGGATGCGCAAGCGTTGGACACTGTGGCGCGGAAGATCATTGACAGCTGCGCGGAGGTTGGCGCGGGCGGACTGGTGGCGTCGTTATCTATAGAGGAACTAGGAAAGCAGCCCGCGGCGCTGAGGAAACGGGCGTATAAACACTGGTTGGCTCCCTTTGCCGGGCCGCTGACGAACGCGCACATAGAGGCCATAGATTCGCTCGTAGCGAACTGGCGCGGTCAGGGGCCGGTCGCTGTTCCTTGGCCTGAAGACTCGCCTACAATGAACACAGATCGGCGCACCTCCCACCGCTTGGTTGTGCGCCGCAGCGATCAACTTCTGCGAATCGACGAAAAACTGCGACAACCATACTCCGAGGGACGGTAACCACGAGATGTCCACTGACAACCTCCACAGCGAGAAGAACTTCGACGTGCCAGCCAACTGCTACGGCGACGACCTGGAAAGCGTGCTGATCGACGAAGAATCCCTGCACGCCCGCATCCAGGAACTTGCCGACGCGACCTCCGAGCGCTTCAAGGATGCTGAGGACGACATCATCCTCGTGTGCATCCTTAAGGGTGCCGCCTTCTTCATCACCGACTTCGCGCGAGCAATGAGCGTGCCAACCCAGCTGGAATTCATGGCAGTGTCCTCCTACGGCAACGCCACCAGCTCCTCCGGCGTGGTGCGCATCCTCAAGGACTTGGACCGCGACATCCGCGACCGCGACGTGGTGATCGTCGAGGACATCATCGACTCCGGCCTGACACTGTCCTGGCTGCTGAAGAACCTGAGCAACCGCCAGCCACGCAGCCTCTCCGTCGTGGCATTGCTGCGCAAGCCGGAGGCCGTCAAGGTGGACATAGAACTGGAAGGCATCGGATTCGACATCCCGAACGAGTTTGTGGTTGGCTACGGCCTAGACTTCGCAGAGCGCTATCGCGACCTGCCATTCGTCGGCACGCTGAACCCGAGCGTCTACGAATAACACACCCCACTGAGGCTGCCCCACGCCACCGCGGCGAGGGCAGCCAACCTTTCATTTAACGACAGGAACTATGGACAAGAAGAAAGCGCTGAGGATTGCCGGCATCGTCGCCGCCATCCTTATTGCCATCTACACCTTTTCCGTTCTGACGGATAGCACCCGCGGCTACGACGAGGTGGAGACCTCCGTCGCGTTGGAGCAGATCACCGATAAGAACGCGAAGGAGGTGCAGATCAACGACCGCGAACAGCAGGTTCAGATCAAGCTGAAGGAGCCGATCTCCGTCGATGGCAAGGATGACATCGAACAGATCATCGCAAGCTACCCGGCACGCACCTCCGGCGATATCTTCAACGCGGTCAAGGGCGCGGAGACGGAGAAGTTCAACACCAAGGTCACGCAGGACAGCTTCCTCGGCACCCTGCTGATCACGCTGCTGCCTCTGGTCCTGTTCATTGTTCTGCTGTACTTCCTGTTCTTCCGCATGCAGGGCGGTGGAGGTGGCGTGGGCCCCTTCGCCATGGGCAAATCCCGGCACAAGGAGCTCAACAAGGACAACCCGGAAAACACCTTCGACGATGTTGCCGGTGCGGACGAGGCAGTGGAGGAGCTCGACGAGATTCGCGACTTCCTCTCCGACCCGTCCCGCTACGAGAAGCTCGGCGCGAAAATCCCGCGTGGTGTGCTGCTCTACGGCCCTCCGGGAACGGGTAAGACGTTGCTGGCCCGCGCCGTCGCAGGCGAGGCCGGTGTGCCGTTTTACTCCATCTCCGGTTCCGACTTCGTGGAGATGTTCGTGGGTGTGGGTGCCTCCCGCGTGCGTGATCTGTTCAAGCAGGCGAAGGAAAACTCGCCGTGCATCATCTTCGTGGATGAGATCGACGCAGTCGGCCGCCAGCGTGGCTCCGGCATGGGTGGCGGACATGACGAGCGCGAGCAGACGCTGAACCAGCTGCTCGTGGAGATGGACGGCTTCGGGGACCGCGAGGGAGTGATCCTCATGGCCGCCACGAACCGTCCGGATATTTTGGATCCGGCGTTGCTGCGCCCGGGCCGCTTTGACCGCCAGATCCCAGTCACCAACCCAGATCTGACAGGTCGCGAGCAGATCCTGCGCGTCCACGCGAAGGGCAAGCCGTTGGCTAACGATGTGGATCTCAAGTCCCTAGCCAAGCGCACCGCCGGCATGTCCGGCGCGGACTTGGAAAACGTACTGAACGAGGCCGCTCTGCTGACAGCCCGTGTGGACGGCAACGTCATCACTGGAGATGCGCTAGAGGAGGCGACGGATCGCGTGATCGGCGGTCCACGCCGTTCCACGAAGATCATCTCCGAGATGGAAAAGAAGATCACCGCCTACCACGAGGGCGGGCACACCTTGGCCGCGTGGGCGCTCAAGGACATCGACCGCGTCTACAAGGTGACGATCCTTGCCCGCGGTCGCACGGGTGGTCACGCCCTGACCGTGCCGGAAGACGACAAGGGCATGTACAACCGCTCCGAGCTGTTCGCGCGCCTGGTGTTCGCCATGGGTGGCCGCGCAGCGGAGGAGCTGGTCTTCGGCAACCCGACGACGGGCGCATCGGCCGATATTGAGATGGCCACCAATACCGCCCGTTCCATGGTCATGGAGCTGGGCATGAGCCCGAAGATTGGTGCTGTGAAGTACGGTGTGGATGACGGTGATCCTTTCCGTGCTCAAGGCGGCGGTGGTGGCGCTATGTCCAAGCCATCCCCTGAAGTGGCAGCGATCATCGACAATGAAGTTCGTATGTTGATGGATAAGGCTCAAGCCACGGCGTACGAGATCCTTCGGGACAACCGCGATTACTTGGACAAGTTGGCGGAGAAGCTGCTGGAGAAGGAGACCCTGCGCCGCCCAGATCTGGAGGCCATTTTCGACGGCATCGATATTCGCGAGGTCTCTGACGTGTTCCCCATGCAGGACGTCGACCGTCCGAAGGACGGCCGCGAGCCCGTGAAGACCCCGAATGAGCTGGCCAAGGAGCGCGGCGAGGAACCTCCGAAGCGCAACGATTTCTTCTCCGCTGCACGCCGAGCCCGCATGGAGCGACGCAAGGCTGAGCAGGAAAAGAACCTACGTGAAGCGCGCGAGCAGGATCAGCAGAAGATGCAGGCCCAGGCGGACCACGGCGATCACGTGTGGGGTGGCCAGGGTTCCGTGCCACGTCCGGAGCAGCGCGGTTTCCGCCTGCCGGATCACGAGCAGCCGGACAACCCGTGGACAACCGATGACGCGCCGACCCGCCAGATCCAACGTGCCCAGGGCGAGCCGCAGGACGCGCATACTCAGGGAGCACAGGACGGCCCTGCGCGGTCCGGTGCCACCCCACCTGCTCAGGAGCGCAAGCCACAGCAAACGTTCCCGTGGGACAAGCCAATCGCTCGGGATTCCGAGCGGAGCAGTCGAGAATCCGGGTGGAACACGGCTCCAGAGCCGGAGCGCAGGGGGAACCAAGATCCCGAGCAGGGTACCGGTCGCCATGCGGCACGTCCTGGTTGGGGTGAGTCTCGCCAGGGACGTGATATTTCTAAGACCAACGACACCGACGAGAGCAAGGACCAATAAACAGTGACCCAACAGCGACAGTTCGACCAGGAACGCGCTGAAGCAGCCGTCCGTGAATTGCTCTTTGCCGTCGGGGAGGACCCGGACCGCGAGGGTTTGCTGGAAACCCCGGCTCGCGTTGCCCGCGCCTACAAGGAAATGTTCGCAGGCCTCTACGAGGACCCGACAGCTGTCCTCGAGAAGACGTTCAACGAGGACCACAACGAGCTGGTTCTCGTCCGCGACATCCAGTTTTACTCCACCTGCGAGCACCACCTCGTCCCCTTCTTCGGCACTGCCCACATCGGCTACATCCCCGGTGACAACGGCAAGGTAACGGGACTTTCGAAGCTGGCGCGCCTCATCGATGGCTTGGCTAAGCGGCCGCAGGTACAGGAGCGTCTGACCTCTGAAGTTGCCGACGCCCTGATGGAACGGCTGCAACCAGCTGGGGCAATTGTCGTCGTCGAAGCCGAGCACATGTGCATGGCAATGCGCGGAATTCGCAAGCCGGGCGCGAACACCATCACCTCCGCGGTCCGAGGAGTGTTCGAAACGAACGCATCCTCCCGCGCAGAGGCCTTCGCCCTGATCAACGGCGGTAAGTAGCATCTAAGGACGCAGCCCGCGGCAGAAGGAGCAATTGCGATGAGCACACAGGTGAAGCGCACCCAAGTCATGGGAATCCTCAACGTCACGGAGGACTCATTCTCCGACGGCGGCTCCAACCCCGATACCGCTACCGCAGTAGCCAATGCCCAGCGCATGCTTGCCGAAGGCGCCGACCTCATCGACATCGGGGGTGAATCCACCCGCCCTGGAGCCACCCGTGTGCCCGCCGAACTCGAGGCCGCGCGCGTGGTGCCCGTCATCAGCGAATTGACCGCCCAGGGCGTGACGATGAGCGTGGACACCATGCGAGCTTCCACCGCAGCCAAAGCCGTGGAAGCAGGTGCGACGATCATCAACGACGTCTCCGGTGGCCTCGCCGATGACCGCATGCTCGCCGTCGCTGCGGATTCCGACGCCCAGCTGTGCCTCATGCACTGGAATGCCGCCACGTTCCAGGGGGCGGAGGGCTACCACGATCACGGCGAGGACATCGTGGCCCACGTCCGCGACTGGCTGCTCCGACGAGTAGATGCGGCACTTGCCGCAGGTGTGGCAGAGGAGCAAATCATCCTCGACCCGGGCATCGGCTTCGCGAAAAACCCTCAGGAAAACTGGACGTTACTGCAGGCGACCAGCACCTTCGTGGACCTGGGATTTCCGGTGCTTATCGGGGCATCGCGCAAGCGCTTCCTCACGGCATTGCGCCCCAACCCTGATGGCACCCCAGGCGTGCCAACAACAGCCGACGACGCAACCGCTGCGGTCTCCGCACTCTCTGCCGCCGCTGGGGCATGGGCAGTGCGTGTCCACAACGTGGCGCCAAGCCGTGCCGCTGTCGATGTCGCTCACTGCACCGCCACCGGCCGGGGGCCGGAGATCCCCGAAGGCTGGCGTGCCCGGCGCGAGGCCTAGGCATGTACGGCCAGCGCGAAACCCAGTCACTTGCTCAGCGCGCGAGGCCTAGGCACCCACTGCACGCGCGCATCCCAGCCACCCGCTGCAAGAAGGGACCAGGGAAAGTCTCAGGACAAAGGGACTAGAACGCTCTTACAGCACGAGTCGCGGGAGGGCAGCCGCTGGCGTCGAAAAGGGCAGAGCATAAGATACGTACAACAGTCAGGCACCGTGCACACTGCGAGGAAGGAACAACGTGGCAGACCGAATTGAACTCATCGGACTCGAGGCATACGGCTACCACGGTGTCTACGACCATGAGAAGGACCTGGGGCAAAAATTCCTCGTCGACATGGTCGTATGGACAGATTTCGCCGAAGCCGCTGCCACCGACAGCATTACGGACACCATCTCCTACGTGGACCTCGCGGACATCGCCGTGGAATTAGTGCAAGGGCCGGGCAACGACCTCATCGAAACGCTCGCTGCGGACATCGCAGACCGGATCATCGCGCTGCCGGGAGCGCTGGCCACAGAGGTGACGGTTCATAAACCGCAAGCCCCCATCGACTACCCATTCGCCGATGTGCGCGTGGTCGCCCGGCGTTCTCATAAGGCGACGAAGGGCACCACGCCGAGCACATAGAAGGGCACCTAGAGAAGGGATACCGCTGATGGGAGAAATGCTGGCGATCGTAGGCTTGGGTAGCAATTTGGCCGGGGAACTGGAATCCATCGATGCACAACTCGTCCGCGCTGCTGAACAGATTGAAGCCACTGGTGCGGGGAAGATTGTGGAGCGTTCCCGCATGTTCGCCACACCCCCATGGGGCGGGGTCGAGCAGGAGGATTTCCGCAACGCCACCATCGCCGTCAGCACGCAGCTGGAACCACTGGAGTTTCTCCACGCCTGCCAAGCGATCGAACAGGCGGCACACCGCACGCGAGAAGTTCGGTGGGGGCCGCGCACCCTCGACGTGGATGTGCTGGCGCTGTACGCGATTGAGCCGGCCACGGGAGAAGTGAGCGTTGTGGAATCGGCAGGCCGTTGGGGTGAGGAGCTGATCGTGCCGCACCCTTATGCGCATCAGCGGGCGTTCGTCCTCGTTCCATGGGCAGATTTGGACGTGGCCGAGGACTCGCGCTTGACGCTCGCTGGACAGGGGATCGGTGCGTGGTTGGAGAGCTTGGCGCGAACGGAACCGGGGGAGCTGGCGGAAGTCCGGCCGGTGGCGAGCCCACAATGGGACGCGGCGCGGTAGGTCGTCGCGGGGCGTGGCGCCAGAGC
Coding sequences within:
- the tilS gene encoding tRNA lysidine(34) synthetase TilS, producing the protein MARPTVSAAARIQRWLKELKAEDPAAHAQAIGPRGVIVGLSGGADSLALTSGAVRAGLTVHAVIVDHQLQEGSARVAARAAEQARELGAASAQVVTVTVNGAGEGPARTARYSALGREAAGRGVLVAHTATDDAEGFLVALSRGSGTDALAGIRPFARRHPVVTAGAAWIGRPLLGATRADTEAECELVGVDFWEDPHNYSQDYLRSRVRQELLPVMEEILGGHVLGNLARSARLLREDAQALDTVARKIIDSCAEVGAGGLVASLSIEELGKQPAALRKRAYKHWLAPFAGPLTNAHIEAIDSLVANWRGQGPVAVPWPEDSPTMNTDRRTSHRLVVRRSDQLLRIDEKLRQPYSEGR
- the hpt gene encoding hypoxanthine phosphoribosyltransferase, whose translation is MSTDNLHSEKNFDVPANCYGDDLESVLIDEESLHARIQELADATSERFKDAEDDIILVCILKGAAFFITDFARAMSVPTQLEFMAVSSYGNATSSSGVVRILKDLDRDIRDRDVVIVEDIIDSGLTLSWLLKNLSNRQPRSLSVVALLRKPEAVKVDIELEGIGFDIPNEFVVGYGLDFAERYRDLPFVGTLNPSVYE
- the ftsH gene encoding ATP-dependent zinc metalloprotease FtsH — translated: MDKKKALRIAGIVAAILIAIYTFSVLTDSTRGYDEVETSVALEQITDKNAKEVQINDREQQVQIKLKEPISVDGKDDIEQIIASYPARTSGDIFNAVKGAETEKFNTKVTQDSFLGTLLITLLPLVLFIVLLYFLFFRMQGGGGGVGPFAMGKSRHKELNKDNPENTFDDVAGADEAVEELDEIRDFLSDPSRYEKLGAKIPRGVLLYGPPGTGKTLLARAVAGEAGVPFYSISGSDFVEMFVGVGASRVRDLFKQAKENSPCIIFVDEIDAVGRQRGSGMGGGHDEREQTLNQLLVEMDGFGDREGVILMAATNRPDILDPALLRPGRFDRQIPVTNPDLTGREQILRVHAKGKPLANDVDLKSLAKRTAGMSGADLENVLNEAALLTARVDGNVITGDALEEATDRVIGGPRRSTKIISEMEKKITAYHEGGHTLAAWALKDIDRVYKVTILARGRTGGHALTVPEDDKGMYNRSELFARLVFAMGGRAAEELVFGNPTTGASADIEMATNTARSMVMELGMSPKIGAVKYGVDDGDPFRAQGGGGGAMSKPSPEVAAIIDNEVRMLMDKAQATAYEILRDNRDYLDKLAEKLLEKETLRRPDLEAIFDGIDIREVSDVFPMQDVDRPKDGREPVKTPNELAKERGEEPPKRNDFFSAARRARMERRKAEQEKNLREAREQDQQKMQAQADHGDHVWGGQGSVPRPEQRGFRLPDHEQPDNPWTTDDAPTRQIQRAQGEPQDAHTQGAQDGPARSGATPPAQERKPQQTFPWDKPIARDSERSSRESGWNTAPEPERRGNQDPEQGTGRHAARPGWGESRQGRDISKTNDTDESKDQ
- the folE gene encoding GTP cyclohydrolase I FolE: MTQQRQFDQERAEAAVRELLFAVGEDPDREGLLETPARVARAYKEMFAGLYEDPTAVLEKTFNEDHNELVLVRDIQFYSTCEHHLVPFFGTAHIGYIPGDNGKVTGLSKLARLIDGLAKRPQVQERLTSEVADALMERLQPAGAIVVVEAEHMCMAMRGIRKPGANTITSAVRGVFETNASSRAEAFALINGGK
- the folP gene encoding dihydropteroate synthase, with protein sequence MSTQVKRTQVMGILNVTEDSFSDGGSNPDTATAVANAQRMLAEGADLIDIGGESTRPGATRVPAELEAARVVPVISELTAQGVTMSVDTMRASTAAKAVEAGATIINDVSGGLADDRMLAVAADSDAQLCLMHWNAATFQGAEGYHDHGEDIVAHVRDWLLRRVDAALAAGVAEEQIILDPGIGFAKNPQENWTLLQATSTFVDLGFPVLIGASRKRFLTALRPNPDGTPGVPTTADDATAAVSALSAAAGAWAVRVHNVAPSRAAVDVAHCTATGRGPEIPEGWRARREA
- the folB gene encoding dihydroneopterin aldolase encodes the protein MADRIELIGLEAYGYHGVYDHEKDLGQKFLVDMVVWTDFAEAAATDSITDTISYVDLADIAVELVQGPGNDLIETLAADIADRIIALPGALATEVTVHKPQAPIDYPFADVRVVARRSHKATKGTTPST
- the folK gene encoding 2-amino-4-hydroxy-6-hydroxymethyldihydropteridine diphosphokinase, whose amino-acid sequence is MGEMLAIVGLGSNLAGELESIDAQLVRAAEQIEATGAGKIVERSRMFATPPWGGVEQEDFRNATIAVSTQLEPLEFLHACQAIEQAAHRTREVRWGPRTLDVDVLALYAIEPATGEVSVVESAGRWGEELIVPHPYAHQRAFVLVPWADLDVAEDSRLTLAGQGIGAWLESLARTEPGELAEVRPVASPQWDAAR